ACTCCAATTTGGCACTTTCAAACTCCCGTTTGGGAGTTTCGATGTTCTGGTTAGGCGTTTCAACAATTACATGGCTTTTCTCCTCTGAAAAAGCAAGTTTACTGGTTTTATATAGTGGCGCTTTCTTAGGAGATATTACTGCTTTTTTCAGTGGGTAATCTGACTCGTAATTAGACGATAGTTCATTGAGTAATTCAGTGTTTATTTTGAACGGTTTTTGGCGACCTGAAGTATACTTTTTTGCCTCTAAAATGAGCTTGGCATCAAACAAAAATCGCATCGATTTTGATATTTTTTTGAGACTATAAACTCCAAAAAGGCAATCGAATATATCCTTCTGAGAAATGAAATGGGTGTCCCATTTTAGCTCATTATGACGATGTAAAGCCGTTGATAATATAGCTGCTGCACATTCATTGTTACTGCAAATTTTTAGTAGAAATGGGCGCACCACATACACTTTTTCTTGTGGCAAATTTATTTGAACGTTCACTTATATTTCCCTCACATTTATCCGCTTATTTTGAAAGTGAGAGACCTAAATTTATTACCAACCAGTTGACTTTATAATGAAATATAGAGTACTATTCGTATTGTGATATTTATACATTTTTATGTATGGTTGGTGGCCTTTTAGGTCACTTTTTTTGTGATAAGACTACTCTTTAGTTTTTCTATAACCATTTCAGTTTAATAACTACAACATATGCTAATTTCGTGGCAGTCCTAGAATTTTTCGACAATCTTTCTTTAATTCAAGTCGATCCGTGTCTTTATAGCATACTCGTTTAAGGCTTTGCACTTCTCTTTTTCCCTCAATTCATCAAATAGAGTTACCTAGAACCATTAAAAATGAAGATATACCAATGAAAAACAATAGTCAACAATATTGTTGATTTTTAACTTTATTTCAACCATATTGTTGTTTATAGATTTTTGATTAGTCCGCTGATAGAATAAGTAGTTACAACAAAGCAATACGATGTTTAAAAAATATAATGCATGAAAGCAAAGAAGAGCTGATTGAGAGAGGTATACGACTATCTTTTGCTATAAAAATGAGCAGGCTCAACCGTCAAGAGTTCTCCAAAGAGAGTAAAATACCTATAAATACTTTAAGAACATGGGAAAAACCAAATAGAGAAAATGTTGGATTAAAAAGTAAGTCGGCGGATAAAGTTATTGCTGCTCTATTTGATGTAGGTGTTATTTGCACAAAACAATGGCTTTTATATGGAATTGGAGTCACTCCCATGCTTACTAGCACAGCAAAATCTCTTATTGACTTACCTTTAAATAATACAATGCCTAAGGTAGTCGATGAGTCTCAAAATGATGAAGAAACAGAAATAATTAGAGAGATACAGTTTTTTAAACAAAATTCGAATGGTAATATTATCGTCATTATTCAAGATGACAGTATGCTCCCATTTTATTCCTCATTTGATTATGTTGGTGGTAAATTAAGAGAAAGCAATATTGATCAATATATAGGTAGAAACTGCATAATTAAAATTGAAGGCCAAGAATCATATATAATCAGTAGGTTTAAAAAACATGGCGACAAATACATACTATATAATACAAATGTTGATAGTGTAGCGTCAGTAAATATTTATAAAGATGTTAAAATAACAGCTTTAGCAGAAATAACGTTTCATCGAAAAAGGGAATTACAAGGATAAAAGAATGATTGAGGGCTTTACTAAAAATAAGTATAAGCAACGTTTTATTAATGTAGCCGAAAAGCTCAAGTTATTAGTTGGTGCTGAATATGTCTATTACCTTTTGGAAAAAAACGACCATGCTAATCGCGTAGCCTACTCTACTCATAATGTATGGCAAAATAAATACGTATCTGAATTTATTGACGACTGCCATTTATACAGCACTGGCATGGATGTCATATATAATAAAATGCTTACTTCGGTTTGCTTTCCTTGGTCATATCTTCAAATAATAAGAAAAAACCATAAAATTACTAACGACTGTCGAACTGATTATGGTATTCATAATGGTTTGAGTTATGTCAGTAATTTTTCTAACTTTATTGAGTGCTATAGCCTTGGGGGCCATATCGATAATGAAGGCTTTTTTCAGAGCGTCATACTTAATCAAAATATACTATATCCTTTTCGAGTTCTGTTACGCGAAATAGCCTTTTTAGAAATGATTGAACGAAAATGGGAGAAGGAAGAAATAATAAAAACATCAACTTTAAACAATAGCTATGTCAAAATTATAGGCGAATACCAATATAAAAGGATATACCATGATATACACAACATCACATAGAATACTTGAAAGCCAGATTGATTCAACAGGCCACTTAAGCAACGTTCAATATTATGCTTTTTTCAAAAGCGCTTTTTATGAATTTTTAAATGAGAATAATTTTGTAGATTTAGTATCGCCAAAAAACCTATGGCCAATTGTGTTTCATGAAAATTGTTCATTTAAAAAAGAACTTTACTTTAACGAAACAATAGAAATTAAGTTCTATTTCACTGACCTTTCGAGCAAACACAACAAATGGACTGCACAATTTATAATGTATGATGACAGCATGAACGAAGTTGCTATATATGAAAGCCATCATGGCATTTTAGATAAAGACACAAGAAAAATATCATCATTACCACAAGCTGCGATCGACTTGGTTAATCGATATATGAAATGATATGAATTTCTCCTAACCAGGCTCCTAAACAATTTAAAATCAAACAAACAGGCTGCAATAATAATAAAGTTTTTATGTGGCCTGCTGCTTCCATATATCTCAATAGAAAGTAAGTAAGTGTTCAGCCACCTCCAAGATCGTTGATATATCTAGCTTTAGATAATACCTCTTACGACAGAACAATGCCATAAACAAATGACGTATTATGGAAATTTGCTTGTATAAAATATACTTGGAATTTTAGGTCGCAATGTCACAATAGACTTCAAGTCTTATATCATGCGGCCTCAGAGGGGTATGAACACTTACAATAGAAAAGTATTAAGCGGTTATGTATAAAGTAGTCATATCATTATATGATCAAATTTGACCTGGGTCAAAGTTATCGTTATCTTTAAGTATATAAATTAATATAAGGCTAGATCAAATGAGAATAGTGTCAGCTACAGAAGCAAAAACTCTGTTTGGAAGAACCTCCTCGACAGCACTAAGTGAGCCAGTTATTATTGAAAAGCACAATAGGCCAGAGCTAGTCCTTATGTCTTACAATGAATTCATTTCTCTAAAGAGAATGGCTACGTTGTCTACTGTTGACACGTGTCAACAGTCTATAGCAGGAGATCAGTATGCCAAATAAAACTTTAAAAATTATATCTACAGCCAACCAAAAAGGTGGCGTAGGTAAAACAAATTTGAATTTTAACATAGGCTGCATGTTAGCTGAAAAAGGCAAAAGGGTTTTATTTATAGATAATGATGCTCAAGGCAACCTAACCGAATCATTGCTTGGCACTAAAGAGGATTTAACAGCAAATACAGTTGACCTATATCTAAATAACAATGTTGAGCCAACGTCGATTAGAAAAAACATAGATTTAATAGGAACGAACTCAAATCTTGCAGAAATACAGACATCAGATTTCGAGATAGTGTTTGCATTAGATCACGCGATCGAACCTTATAAAAAAAAATATGATTACATCTTTATTGACTGCGGCCCCGCGCTTGGACATTCATTGTTAGCGGCATTAATGGCATCAACACACTTATTAATACCTATTGAAATGGATGGATATAGTGCTTCGGGCATGGAAGAATTACTTCAGAATGTAAATGTAATAACAAGCAAACCAAGGTATAACCCTAGTTTAAAGATTGCTGGCATTCTAATAAATAAAAAGCCCTCCCCACAAACAAAGCTATCTAAACAAATGGAATCAATGATGCGAGAACTGTATGGTGATTTGGTGTTTAAACAAACAATATCTACATCCACTTCTATGAAAGAGTGTGCCATGCCAGGAATAGGACTACCAATAACTCAATATGTTGCAAAACACAAGAAAAACGATAAAGCAGCGAATAAAGTAGTAAGAGAAATGAATTGTGCTCTAAAAGAACTAAATAAACGATTAGGAATCGACAATAAAAAAGTTATACGTGCGAAAAGAACAGTGAAATCTCGCGCTAAAGGAGCTGCAGCATGAGTATATCTGATTTCACGAAAGGAGTCCGGAAAAATATAACACCAAAAACACAAAGCAGAGAAGTAAGAGATAACGAGTATGTTAAAATAAACCCAAATTTATGTAAAAACTGGAAATATGCAGATAGGCAAACATTTGAATTAGGTGAAATTGAAGCTCTTGCAAATGATATTAAAGAGAACGGGCAACATCAACCCATAGTAATTAGGCCAATCAAACATAAAAAGTATGCATATGAAGTAATCGCTGGCGAGAGGCGATGGAGAGCATGTAAACAACAAAAAATTG
This DNA window, taken from Piscirickettsia litoralis, encodes the following:
- a CDS encoding ParA family protein is translated as MPNKTLKIISTANQKGGVGKTNLNFNIGCMLAEKGKRVLFIDNDAQGNLTESLLGTKEDLTANTVDLYLNNNVEPTSIRKNIDLIGTNSNLAEIQTSDFEIVFALDHAIEPYKKKYDYIFIDCGPALGHSLLAALMASTHLLIPIEMDGYSASGMEELLQNVNVITSKPRYNPSLKIAGILINKKPSPQTKLSKQMESMMRELYGDLVFKQTISTSTSMKECAMPGIGLPITQYVAKHKKNDKAANKVVREMNCALKELNKRLGIDNKKVIRAKRTVKSRAKGAAA
- a CDS encoding acyl-CoA thioesterase; this translates as MIYTTSHRILESQIDSTGHLSNVQYYAFFKSAFYEFLNENNFVDLVSPKNLWPIVFHENCSFKKELYFNETIEIKFYFTDLSSKHNKWTAQFIMYDDSMNEVAIYESHHGILDKDTRKISSLPQAAIDLVNRYMK
- a CDS encoding type II toxin-antitoxin system Phd/YefM family antitoxin, with translation MRIVSATEAKTLFGRTSSTALSEPVIIEKHNRPELVLMSYNEFISLKRMATLSTVDTCQQSIAGDQYAK